One Lucilia cuprina isolate Lc7/37 chromosome 4, ASM2204524v1, whole genome shotgun sequence DNA segment encodes these proteins:
- the LOC111681309 gene encoding uncharacterized protein LOC111681309 — protein MNLVTSCIIFLLFNILFGVMADGDKSNCMKDCFDGFNPVCATIEDLEGNPIDCNFGNECILGILTCVSGKKEIAMKPEPCAVQNPKCLHKQMSFKGSEEFINSF, from the exons atgaatctTGTCACTagttgcataatttttttattattcaatataTTATTCGGTGTCATGGCTGATGGTGACAAATCCAATTGCATGAAAGATTGTTTTGATGGTTTTAATCCAGTTTGTGCAACCATTGAAGATCTAGAAGGCAACCCTATTGATTGTAACTTTGGAAATGAATGTATTTTGGGAATTTTAACGTGTGTGTCTGGTAAAaaag aaatTGCAATGAAGCCGGAACCTTGTGCAGTTCAGAATCCTAAATGTCTTCATAAACAGATGAGTTTCAAAGGATCGGAAGAgtttataaacagtttttaa
- the LOC124419738 gene encoding four-domain proteases inhibitor-like, which translates to MRRSSVFLIFSCALFLYIVDSEAGPACNPACTKELNPVCGRYVRPNGTTEQCTFANPCLFRLHKCQMGEPWVSSPGACPQNTVDCERQIRG; encoded by the exons atgaggCGATCTTctgtttttctaatattttcttGCGCTTTATTTTTGTACATCGTTGATTCAGAGGCAGGACCTGCTTGTAATCCGGCATGTACTAAAGAATTAAATCCCGTTTGTGGACGATATGTTAGACCCAATGGTACAACAGAACAATGTACTTTTGCAAATCCATGTTTGTTTCGTTTGCACAAATGTCAGATGGGAGAAC CATGGGTTTCATCCCCAGGAGCTTGTCCCCAAAATACTGTGGATTGCGAAAGACAAATTAGAGGTTAA
- the LOC111681301 gene encoding uncharacterized protein LOC111681301, translating to MHLAISCIIALLHFFFCVMGGEDNFHCIKPCPFVFKPICATIENPEGKLLDCTFPNDCFMRIFTCMYGKIELEHKPEHCKTYPPECVDIIMGTLSISNK from the exons atgcatttagcTATTAGCTGCATAATTGCATTATTACATTTCTTCTTTTGCGTCATGGGTGGTGAAGATAATTTCCATTGCATAAAACCTTGTCCCTTTGTTTTCAAGCCCATTTGTGCAACAATTGAAAATCCAGAAGGCAAGCTGTTAGATTGTACCTTTCCAAATGATTGTTTTATGAGAATTTTTACTTGTATGTATGGCAAAATAG aaCTGGAACATAAGCCGGAACATTGCAAAACTTATCCTCCTGAATGTGTTGATATTATCATGGGTACATTATCAATATCAAACAAGTAA
- the LOC111681310 gene encoding uncharacterized protein LOC111681310, which produces MHFVTVCIILLLSVFFCFVTGDDLTNCMKACHIEYEPVCATITNNEGKSFECSFINECFLEEFMCVKDIKDLEKKPDACSEDPPECIDIVKDALVGTDDNEFVPIVTP; this is translated from the exons atgcattttgttactgtttgcataattttattattgagtGTCTTCTTCTGCTTTGTCACGGGTGATGACCTAACCAACTGCATGAAAGCTTGTCATATTGAATATGAACCAGTTTGTGCAACCATTACAAATAATGAAGGTAAATCGTTTGAGTGTTCTTTTATAAATGAATGTTTTTTGGAAGAATTTATGTGTGTAAAAGACATAAAAg atttagaaaaaaagcCAGATGCTTGTTCAGAGGATCCTCCAGAATGTATTGATATTGTCAAGGATGCATTAGTAGGGACAGACGACAATGAATTCGTGCCAATTGTCACACCATAG
- the LOC124419739 gene encoding four-domain proteases inhibitor-like has product MHLAIVLLSFGLFCCIMGAEGTRCNTACTREYNPVCGVLQRRGRRIQCTFSNPCTMRVRSCIANERWVGRSGICAINSPECARIRRS; this is encoded by the exons ATGCATCTCGCCATAGTTTTACTCTCCTTTGGTTTATTCTGCTGCATTATGGGTGCTGAGGGAACTCGTTGCAACACTGCTTGTACCCGTGAATACAATCCCGTCTGTGGGGTCTTACAAAGACGTGGTAGAAGAATTCAATGTACATTCTCAAATCCTTGTACAATGAGAGTGCGCAGTTGCATAGCAAATGAAC GATGGGTTGGAAGATCTGGAATTTGCGCAATTAATTCACCAGAATGTGCTCGAATTAGAAGGTCATAA